From a region of the Rhipicephalus microplus isolate Deutch F79 chromosome X, USDA_Rmic, whole genome shotgun sequence genome:
- the LOC142777193 gene encoding nose resistant to fluoxetine protein 6-like, translating into MPKWPKVSMWIMGAIVVASSLGTLIQTYVMDALPFSLIVTTDMKRIGDVQTEIYLKPYAHAATLFVGVIFGILAVQRHRLSRLVQGFAWAAATGLALAVLFGVHTWSVGRQPERLESAFYGGLHRVSWALAIAWVMYACATGRAGFVTKILAWPIMYPLGRLTFALYLVHLVVMGFTTVLGRELVSQQPFLHTQTYLGTVLMSYGFAIVLYLFVECPVAGLDNTAFEKVMPKHGNKGASKTKGMAHELKSVNPVQTNGARTNTGVSPSTITNGFPDVTKPCSNGANLYGHVNSAWENDTRDRETEADVAVVSVKF; encoded by the exons ATGCCCAA GTGGCCCAAGGTATCCATGTGGATCATGGGcgccattgtggttgcctcatcgTTGGGCACCTTGATACAGACTTACGTCATGGACGCGCTGCCATTCAGCCTCATCGTAACCACCGACATGAA GAGGATAGGTGATGTGCAAACAGAGATCTACCTCAAGCCGTATGCTCACGCCGCCACTTTGTTCGTGGGTGTGATCTTCGGCATCCTGGCCGTGCAGCGACATCGGCTCTCGCGGCTCGTCCAGGGCTTCGCCTGGGCTGCGGCCACGGGCCTCGCTCTGGCAGTGCTGTTTGGCGTGCACACGTGGTCAGTCGGCCGCCAGCCGGAGAGGCTCGAATCGGCTTTCTACGGGGGCCTGCACCGCGTCTCCTGGGCGCTGGCCATTGCGTGGGTCATGTACGCTTGCGCCACGGGCCGCGCAGGTTTCGTCACCAAGATCCTCGCCTGGCCGATCATGTACCCGCTGGGAAGGCTGACGTTTGCGCTCTACCTCGTACATCTCGTTGTGATGGGATTCACGACAGTACTCGGACGAGAGCTCGTCAGTCAGCAGCCATTTTTACAC ACCCAGACATATTTAGGCACGGTCCTCATGTCGTACGGATTTGCCATCGTTCTCTACCTCTTCGTCGAGTGTCCGGTGGCTGGACTGGACAACACGGCCTTCGAAAAAGTGATGCCCAAGCACGGAAACAAAGGCGCCTCAAAAACCAAGGGCATGGCTCATGAGCTCAAGTCTGTCAACCCTGTTCAAACTAACGGGGCCCGCACCAATACTGGGGTTTCTCCCTCCACAATTACGAATGGATTTCCCGACGTGACCAAACCTTGTAGCAACGGCGCTAATCTTTACGGCCACGTGAATAGCGCTTGGGAAAATGATACACGCGACAGGGAGACGGAGGCCGATGTTGCCGTGGTCTCCGTGAAGTTCTGA